Below is a window of Solanum stenotomum isolate F172 chromosome 7, ASM1918654v1, whole genome shotgun sequence DNA.
AATGTGGCAATGCCCCTTTTTACTTAAGATGCTGCACAGCAAACTGTGCACTGTCAGGGCCAAAATTGATCTTCACATACagttttgcttttttttttcttttttcaaaatagaGAAGGTAGCGTTTTGGTTAGGAAGCAGACAGAAGAACTTCTATACCAATTCTTTATGGAAAAGTAATCTTCTGTTGACCAACAAAAATTAAGGAATAACAAAAAAAGGTATGATTTGATATGATTTCCATGGTTATTATTTAAGGATCAGGTCTTCACTATCCCATATCCAATGAAGCATCACAATTAGTTACTATTTCATTCCCGAAGCATGAACGAGCACTAGAAGACAGAGGTAAGATCACAGCATACATATTATAGGAACTCTCGCATAAGAACTGAAACTAACGCATAGCAACATTTAATTAGCAGGAAACGTTCCCTGAACTAGGTTGCATAAGCAAGAAAGTGCAGAATATAGCTACAGATCCACCAGGACTAAGTTGACACAATTGTCCTAATACAGGAAAAATAAGTTTTCAAAACCATGggcaaaacaacttaactgccACAGAAACTTCCAATCCAAACCATCTTCCAACAACAGGGCAGCAACCTGAAATGACAAAGCTAGGATAAAAACCcccagaagaagaagaaagattgtAAAGCTAATCACCTACATTGCGGTGCAAATGCTTGACTGAAGGCTTAGTTACAACCATCAAACACAGCCTTTCACTTCCTATCTACTATCCCAAGCTCAAGTCTTTCTACCACGGCTCTCGAACACTGCCTTTCTAGTCCTCCCTTTCTCTTCAACTGAAGCACGATCACTAAAAGTCCTACAAAATGGTAGCAAAAGGAATTAGAATTTATGCTGTCGAATTTGTTGGTGTTACAAAATCTATCGAACACTCACTTCTGTTTCTTTCGGTTTTGCTCCTTGATAGACCTGACCATATCCATAGCCATATCCTGGTGCTCTCTTGTCTGTGAATGCATATCTAGGCCCTCAACGGTTTCACAATCAACCTTGCAAATGCGGCACCATCCCATGCTCGTGGGCTTCCTCTTTCTTGGTCTATCAAAGGAGTCCACATCACCCTGAGAAGTTGCGAGttcacaaaaaattaataagaggATATTCTAATTTCATGCACATTATGTCGATCACGTGATAACAATGCAATAAAGCTCCATTTCCAAGAAATAACATACTAACAAAGGAAAATGAACAAGATAATTACAGGGTTCATAAGGCAAAACTTACTGCATAAAGTCCGTGATTCGGATATCCCGGGACAGGATACCTGCTCCTGAAGCCAGGCTCCCCAAACCGTGGCATACCAGGTTTGTTGCGTCCAATTGATTCACCAAAACCAGGAATATCTCCAAACCCAGACAACTCCCCCATATAAGCACGGCCAGCGAAGGAACCAAAGCCAGCAGGTTTATCAAAACGTAAATGACTTGGTAATTTCGGAGGATCCAAAGACTCATCATGATGCAAATGACTCGGCATGTCTTTTCCAAACAGATCACCACTCTGGACATGTTTGTAAGGACGACCAAAGGTAGTATGCTCACCACCTCTCAAATCCCCAAGACCATCAGTCTCTACTCCATGTGGATGGCCAGGCAAAGCTTGGAACCTACCATTAGAGTATAAACCGCCAGCTAGATTGGAAGGTAAATTGAAATGTCCAGGCCCTTCAATAAATTGATGGGGCTCTCTGCCACCAATATCATCAAAACCTGAGTGACTTACAAATCCACGTGGTGGAATGTTAAATAACTCCCCATCAGGGTTTCTGGCAGACAAATAATCCATATGATGCACACCAAATCCAGATCCTCCCCTTTTTCTATCATCGTCATGAGGACCAAGTGGTGCTTCTCTTTCTCCACTATCCTTGAAATGCATCGAACCAGGAGGATGATGTGGAGGCAATAATCTGTTAGGGGGAACCCCGGTACTGGCCTCAAATTTTGATCCAGAATCATATCCTAATCCGCGAGGAGGTTTGTCATGTGGCCATGATCCTGCAACAACAAAGTTCATTATTTAGTGTAATTAATTAGGACATTGATTTTAACTCTTCTTGATAAATTATTTAGGAAATAATTGAATATCAAAGTCCAACTCACCTTGATCGCGAGGCACTGGCAAAGGACTTAAATGCTCCCCCATAGGCGCCTTCAACCTTTTATCCCTAGCTGATTCCATACTTCTAGGTTGGCCAAATGGAACCTTCTCAAAAGACCCAGAGGAAAATGGGTTTGGTTGATTTCCTTCAAACCGATTCACCCTTTGGTTTTGAAACATTTCAGCCTCTGCTGGATTAACTGAGTGTTGTGTTCCACTAGGAATTTCAGCACCACTTAATGGTGCTCTTCCTACTCCCGTTATCCCCTCTGGGAATTCACCTGGTGGAAGAAAATGACCATGCCCCCTAGCAAAGGTTGTTATAGACCCTGGACCAGGGATACCACCAAGGGGGGCACTACTAGGCTGCTTCAGGAATTGTGGATGATGATCAAGAGAATTCAATGGCTGACCAGCCTGAGGCACATCCCCTGAAGGTATCATTGCAGTGGGGGGATATCCAGGGAGTTGGGCATGAGAAGCACTGCCTGCAGGTTGCCCTGGTGATATTATCATAGGACCAACGGGCCTTTGCTGCGCAGACGGTCCATATTTCGGAGGTGGCATCCCATGCCCATACTGCTGAAAAACCCCTCTGTCAATGGTAGAGTCATGTGAATCTCTTCCAGAGTTCAGATTCTTAATTGAACCATCAGCAGCATCAGAAGATTCATGCTTTTCCAAAGTCTGGTCCAGTTCTTTTGGAGTATCATCACAGGCATCTTTGTCTGGCTTAACTGTTGCATCAGCTGATTTGGCAGCAGATTTAGGCTTCAAAAAATTCTCATTTTCCTCTTCCTTAACAGTTCTTTTGTCCATAAGCTCATCTGAATCACCCTTATGAACATCTATATCACTGCTGGCCCTCTGTCTGTACTCGTCATCAATTGATTTGGCTGGAAGAGAATTTAGATCCTTTTGAGCATTGTCCTGGGAAGGAACTCCCACTTCTGGCCTTCCTGAAGTTTTGTCAGGTAACAGATCACCTTTACTCTCTAGGGCTAACCGTTTCTTCTGATCCATTGACTCGTGCTCATTGCTCGTGTAGCTCCCATAACTTGGATTTATTTGCGGCTGGCTTAAAGCAGGCTGGACAGATCTAACCTGGGCTGTAGTATTATATCCACCATGAGCCTGTGAAATCGACTGGACATGATTTTGCATCCCAGGCCTTCCTATATATGTTTGAGATTGTTGAGGTTGTGGGGGAGGTGGTAAGGTGGCATTTTGCTGTGGCTGAATATATGCATGCAAACTTTGAGGCACCACATTAGGAAGACCTTGAGGGCGAAATTGAGACTGCAACGGCTGCTGGTGAGTAAAATGACCTTGCTGGTGTGATTGGCTCGGAAATGGACCAGGAAATGTATGATGTTGACTGTACTGTTGAGACATTGGCTGTTGATTAGGCCGAACAGGATGTTGCTGAATTGAGTGTCCTGCTTGTTGAGCAGTAGCATAAAGTTGAGATTGCGCAGGAACTTGACCTTGAGTAGGTACCAGCCCCGGTTGCTGATTGCCGATTAGACCCAGAGGTGGGCGCATTAAGGGAGGTTGAGGAACCTGACCATGAGTTTGAACCAGAGGCATAGACCCACTAGTAGGATGTGGATACATTGGAGGTTGCTGTTTCATCCCTATAGCCACTTGCTGCGTGAGCTGGGTTTGTGGATAGGAATGGAAACCTGAAACTGCATTGGCTGTTGAAGGGAGGGTCTGACCCAGTGCATGAGTAGGCTGGCCGACCTGAGGAGGCCGCAATTGGCCATGAGATTGTGGATGATGTTGCACATTTATTTGCGGCTGGAGTTGTGAATGAGGTTGTGGTTGCACAGGAGGATGTGGTTGGGCTTGAGAAGATGGAGGGGGATGAACCTGGGCAGGAGGCTGCTGATACTGTGGCACTTGCACATATTGTTGTGAATGAGGCTGCATTGGATAGGTCTGTGAATATGGTGGATGAGCACCAGAAGCTGGATATATTTGTGATGGAATTTGGGCATGAGGTTGCATAGTAGGTGGGAGCTGCTGCACTGGGTTGACTTGGTTTTGATGCTGTTGTGCCAGAGGTTGAACCTGTGGTTGAGTTGGCCCTTTAGGTAGAGcttgcatttgagtatgaggtTGTTGTTGAGATTGAGGATTAAGTGGTTGCGGCTGGGGCTGGGGCTGGGGCTGGGGCTGGGGTTGGGGCTGGGGCTGGGGCTGGGGTTGGGGCTGGGGTTGGGGCTGGGGCTGGGCTGGGACCGGGGTCTGGGGTTGTGCTGGTGGCTGCATGTAAATGTGAGGTTGTTGCTGAAATTGTTGGAGGGGTTGTTGCTGATAAGGATAGTATTGTTGATAAGTTTGCTGTTGATAAGGCTCATATCCTGCATATTGCTGATAATATTGCTGATACCACTGCTCTGAAGTAGGCACACCAGCTGAAGCAGTAGCAAGAGCCTGAGAGCTGGCATTTGTTTGCTGATTGGGATCTTGTCCAGGAAGCAGAGAAGCAGTTGTGGTTTGAGGGTTTGGTGTCTGTGATGCTGGAGTTCCTGAATGAGCCGTAGTTCGATTCAAGTCGGTACCAGCAGCAGTGGTGGCTGCACCAGAGCTAGGATTATCTTGGGCACCATTAGTTGTCTGCTGTGCAGGATATACACCCTGGGGATAGAACATACACTAAGAAACCATCCATACAAGAAAGATGAGTATTACATATGTATGAAAAGTACTCACAGGACAACTCAGGGCATGCTCATGCACTTGTCGATGCACAATCTGGACTCCACATCTATTGCATACAACTGGGGAATTGCCGAAGGAACAGCCAGAACAATGGGAAGTGCAATCAGAGAAGGAACCTTCCCATGTGCATCCACTTCTGTGATAGAGACAACGCACTTTAACTCTGCCTATGCTTTCAGCAAGTGTCTTGTCCGACTCGATAAGGGCCTGTGAGGAAAAGTAAATGCAACACATTCAAACTATCACGAGTAGCAAAAGCATCAGTAGTTATCTAAAGGACAATGTACTACAGGGAGCTCACTTTAGAGTCTGCTTCAGTCACCAAGTATCCATCATAAGGACAGGCTCGGCTCCCATTGGCAACATGTGCCAGACAAGGTTTGCAGTAGAGATGAGTGCACTGTGATTGGACGGCTTCATTAGGAAATACGAGTGTGCGACAAACAGGACAGAAATACTCTCCAGGATAGGTATGGATGTCGATTATGCATTCAATATCAAAACCCATATCAACTCAGGAGTACGAAGTCAGTTTCCACAACACATCAATGCAATTATGCTTCTGGTAGATGAAAGCTGCTCTTGATGTGCAAACTGCAAAGCTCATCAAAATAACTACAATTAGAAACACGACAATAAATGAAATACACATTCAGGTAACAAAGACAACAATTAAGGAAAATGTCAAAACTTAAAAAGCCACAAATGCACCCACTTATGTGCCATGCCCTAAC
It encodes the following:
- the LOC125871251 gene encoding uncharacterized protein LOC125871251, producing the protein MGFDIECIIDIHTYPGEYFCPVCRTLVFPNEAVQSQCTHLYCKPCLAHVANGSRACPYDGYLVTEADSKALIESDKTLAESIGRVKVRCLYHRSGCTWEGSFSDCTSHCSGCSFGNSPVVCNRCGVQIVHRQVHEHALSCPGVYPAQQTTNGAQDNPSSGAATTAAGTDLNRTTAHSGTPASQTPNPQTTTASLLPGQDPNQQTNASSQALATASAGVPTSEQWYQQYYQQYAGYEPYQQQTYQQYYPYQQQPLQQFQQQPHIYMQPPAQPQTPVPAQPQPQPQPQPQPQPQPQPQPQPQPQPQPQPLNPQSQQQPHTQMQALPKGPTQPQVQPLAQQHQNQVNPVQQLPPTMQPHAQIPSQIYPASGAHPPYSQTYPMQPHSQQYVQVPQYQQPPAQVHPPPSSQAQPHPPVQPQPHSQLQPQINVQHHPQSHGQLRPPQVGQPTHALGQTLPSTANAVSGFHSYPQTQLTQQVAIGMKQQPPMYPHPTSGSMPLVQTHGQVPQPPLMRPPLGLIGNQQPGLVPTQGQVPAQSQLYATAQQAGHSIQQHPVRPNQQPMSQQYSQHHTFPGPFPSQSHQQGHFTHQQPLQSQFRPQGLPNVVPQSLHAYIQPQQNATLPPPPQPQQSQTYIGRPGMQNHVQSISQAHGGYNTTAQVRSVQPALSQPQINPSYGSYTSNEHESMDQKKRLALESKGDLLPDKTSGRPEVGVPSQDNAQKDLNSLPAKSIDDEYRQRASSDIDVHKGDSDELMDKRTVKEEENENFLKPKSAAKSADATVKPDKDACDDTPKELDQTLEKHESSDAADGSIKNLNSGRDSHDSTIDRGVFQQYGHGMPPPKYGPSAQQRPVGPMIISPGQPAGSASHAQLPGYPPTAMIPSGDVPQAGQPLNSLDHHPQFLKQPSSAPLGGIPGPGSITTFARGHGHFLPPGEFPEGITGVGRAPLSGAEIPSGTQHSVNPAEAEMFQNQRVNRFEGNQPNPFSSGSFEKVPFGQPRSMESARDKRLKAPMGEHLSPLPVPRDQGSWPHDKPPRGLGYDSGSKFEASTGVPPNRLLPPHHPPGSMHFKDSGEREAPLGPHDDDRKRGGSGFGVHHMDYLSARNPDGELFNIPPRGFVSHSGFDDIGGREPHQFIEGPGHFNLPSNLAGGLYSNGRFQALPGHPHGVETDGLGDLRGGEHTTFGRPYKHVQSGDLFGKDMPSHLHHDESLDPPKLPSHLRFDKPAGFGSFAGRAYMGELSGFGDIPGFGESIGRNKPGMPRFGEPGFRSRYPVPGYPNHGLYAGDVDSFDRPRKRKPTSMGWCRICKVDCETVEGLDMHSQTREHQDMAMDMVRSIKEQNRKKQKTFSDRASVEEKGRTRKAVFESRGRKT